The proteins below are encoded in one region of Ereboglobus luteus:
- a CDS encoding copper-translocating P-type ATPase gives MHNSHETPNAKSHGAPDAPVYMGLPDFHVLLPRFYVALVLTIPLLVLSMGEMIAPAFFQELFARLSITPRTNAWLQFALATPVFFWSGKYFIRRWWYSIRERDTNMFTLTVTGTGAAWLYSTVALLLGDYFPESIRGPHGLPLYFESTAVITTLVLFGQIIEQQAHSRTDAAIRALMALAPSVARRVNPDGTEQDVPIEDIHPGDILRVRPGERIPVDGEITSGESPVNEAMLTGEAIPVDKHTGDSVSAGTLNTTGTFTLRSTRVGGETLLAHIIRLVEEAQESEPPIARLADRVSAIFVPIVLGISALTFVLWLACGPSPSFVHALLNAVAVLIIACPCALGLATPVAIVTGIGRGAQAGVLVKSAAALERLSSARTLLIDKTGTLTTGRPTLTALAPDPGCELSENELLAFAAAAEAHSEHPLALAVLAAARARGLGIPPAENFAAMPGLGVAATVSGKQIQITRAERHKERDTDTLAALSIDGRHAATLAFTDTLKPTTPAAIAELQAAGLRIVIASGDRPAAVRAVAEQLHLPPIDIHAGATPASKQQLVRDHQAHGETVIFAGDGLNDAPALAAADIGIAMGAGTDAAMASAGIVLVKSDLLAISKAIRLSRATLRTIKQNLFWAFFYNALGIPLAAGLFYPLFGWTLNPMYAGVAMSVSSLTVVLNALRLRRLKLS, from the coding sequence ATGCACAACTCACACGAAACGCCAAACGCCAAGTCCCACGGCGCCCCGGACGCGCCCGTTTACATGGGGCTGCCCGATTTTCATGTGCTGCTGCCGCGTTTCTACGTGGCGCTCGTGCTCACCATCCCGCTGCTCGTGCTCTCAATGGGCGAGATGATCGCCCCCGCGTTTTTCCAGGAGCTCTTCGCGCGCCTCTCGATCACCCCGCGCACCAACGCATGGCTTCAGTTCGCGCTCGCCACGCCCGTGTTTTTCTGGAGCGGCAAGTATTTCATCCGCCGCTGGTGGTATTCCATCCGCGAGCGCGACACGAACATGTTCACGCTCACCGTCACCGGCACCGGCGCGGCGTGGCTTTACAGCACCGTGGCGCTCCTGCTCGGCGATTATTTTCCCGAGTCCATACGCGGCCCGCACGGACTCCCGCTCTACTTCGAATCCACCGCCGTCATCACCACGCTCGTCCTCTTCGGGCAAATCATCGAGCAGCAGGCGCACTCGCGCACCGACGCCGCCATCCGTGCGCTCATGGCGCTCGCGCCCTCGGTCGCCCGCCGCGTCAATCCCGACGGCACCGAGCAGGACGTGCCCATCGAGGACATCCACCCGGGCGACATCCTCCGCGTGCGCCCCGGCGAAAGAATCCCCGTCGACGGTGAAATCACCTCCGGCGAAAGCCCCGTCAACGAGGCCATGCTCACCGGCGAGGCGATTCCCGTGGACAAACACACAGGCGATTCCGTCTCGGCGGGCACGCTCAACACCACCGGCACGTTCACACTCCGCTCCACGCGCGTGGGCGGTGAGACGCTCCTCGCGCACATCATCCGCCTCGTCGAGGAGGCGCAGGAAAGCGAGCCCCCCATCGCGCGCCTCGCCGACCGCGTCTCCGCGATTTTTGTCCCGATCGTGCTCGGCATCTCCGCGCTCACCTTCGTGCTCTGGCTTGCCTGCGGCCCGTCGCCCTCCTTCGTCCACGCGCTCCTCAACGCCGTCGCCGTGCTCATCATCGCCTGCCCCTGCGCGCTCGGCCTCGCCACGCCCGTCGCCATCGTCACCGGCATCGGACGCGGCGCGCAAGCCGGCGTGCTCGTGAAAAGCGCCGCCGCGCTCGAGCGCCTTTCCTCCGCGCGCACGCTCCTTATCGACAAAACCGGCACGCTCACCACAGGCCGCCCCACCCTCACCGCGCTCGCCCCCGACCCCGGTTGCGAGCTCTCGGAAAACGAGCTCCTCGCATTCGCCGCCGCCGCCGAGGCGCACAGCGAGCATCCCCTGGCGCTCGCCGTGCTCGCCGCCGCGCGCGCGCGCGGCCTCGGCATCCCGCCCGCCGAAAACTTCGCCGCCATGCCCGGCCTCGGCGTCGCCGCCACTGTATCCGGAAAGCAAATACAAATCACCCGCGCCGAGCGCCACAAGGAGCGCGACACCGACACGCTCGCCGCGCTTTCAATCGACGGCAGGCACGCCGCCACGCTCGCCTTCACCGACACGCTCAAGCCCACCACCCCCGCCGCCATCGCCGAGCTCCAGGCGGCCGGCCTCCGCATCGTGATCGCCTCCGGCGACCGTCCCGCCGCCGTCCGCGCCGTGGCCGAGCAGCTTCACCTCCCGCCAATCGACATTCACGCCGGCGCCACGCCCGCATCCAAGCAACAGCTCGTGCGCGACCACCAGGCCCACGGCGAGACGGTTATTTTTGCCGGCGACGGACTCAACGACGCCCCCGCGCTCGCCGCCGCCGACATCGGCATTGCGATGGGCGCGGGCACCGACGCGGCAATGGCCAGCGCCGGTATCGTCCTTGTCAAAAGCGACCTGCTTGCGATTTCCAAGGCCATCCGCCTGAGCCGCGCCACGCTGCGCACGATCAAGCAAAATCTTTTCTGGGCGTTTTTCTACAACGCTCTCGGCATCCCGCTTGCCGCCGGACTTTTTTATCCGCTGTTCGGATGGACGCTCAACCCGATGTATGCCGGCGTGGCAATGAGTGTGAGCAGCCTCACCGTCGTCCTCAACGCCCTCCGCCTGCGCAGATTGAAGTTGTCGTAA
- a CDS encoding endonuclease/exonuclease/phosphatase family protein — MKKNILLTLLAFTSAAFALTGFSAPVRVLTYNILASQPSWEVSAKCDVWEKRMPLVIEVMSNKAGGTGYDFIGTQETSIHPNAELHQVNQLADAMRRYGSLHAAVSGEENSKVAKKFALTNMIFWRKDRWEIDPDDSGTFWLSDTPEIPGSNTWSPVDPKTGKSTNKGGQRNVSYGLFHEIANGKRTGKKVYFYNTHLNVFVPEARMKSAILIMDRIKNRKDKSAPIILTGDFNSLRDDSRGDGYIYKYLTGFPIKFEDATYTPPQALTEAFEEAGPKEKLPRIDFIFSSKGLKPASAANVDIRRNGIRPSDHAPIAAVLNWE, encoded by the coding sequence ATGAAAAAAAACATCCTCCTCACACTGCTTGCATTCACGAGCGCGGCCTTTGCACTCACCGGCTTTTCCGCGCCCGTGCGCGTGCTCACCTATAATATTCTCGCCTCCCAGCCGAGCTGGGAAGTGAGCGCCAAATGCGATGTGTGGGAAAAACGAATGCCCCTCGTCATCGAAGTCATGAGCAACAAGGCCGGCGGCACGGGTTACGATTTTATCGGCACGCAGGAAACGTCGATTCACCCCAACGCCGAGCTTCACCAAGTCAACCAGCTCGCCGACGCGATGAGGAGATACGGCTCGCTTCACGCCGCTGTTTCCGGCGAGGAAAACAGCAAGGTCGCGAAAAAATTCGCGCTCACCAACATGATCTTCTGGCGCAAGGACCGCTGGGAAATCGACCCCGACGACAGCGGCACATTCTGGCTTTCCGACACGCCCGAAATCCCCGGCTCGAACACCTGGTCGCCCGTTGATCCCAAGACCGGCAAAAGCACGAACAAGGGCGGCCAGCGCAATGTCAGCTACGGCCTCTTCCACGAAATCGCCAACGGCAAGCGCACCGGCAAAAAAGTGTATTTCTACAACACCCACCTCAATGTTTTCGTGCCCGAGGCCCGCATGAAATCCGCGATCCTCATCATGGACCGCATTAAAAACCGCAAGGACAAGTCCGCGCCGATCATCCTCACGGGCGATTTTAATTCCCTGCGCGACGACTCCCGCGGCGACGGCTACATTTACAAATACCTCACCGGTTTTCCGATCAAGTTTGAGGATGCCACCTACACGCCGCCGCAAGCGTTGACCGAGGCGTTCGAGGAGGCGGGGCCGAAGGAAAAGCTGCCGCGCATCGACTTCATCTTTTCGAGCAAGGGTCTGAAACCGGCGTCCGCCGCCAATGTGGACATCCGCCGCAACGGCATCCGTCCCAGCGACCACGCCCCCATCGCCGCCGTGCTGAATTGGGAGTGA
- a CDS encoding metallophosphoesterase family protein, whose translation MNPKTPRSLHTLLLIAALVLSPLLSAKAVIDANFEAEFPAGVVASRIKLATDTSRARTGLASLRLTSESRGEWSDLTFALDGKLDFSANHEFSVWVYTEPKTRVSAYMAADDGSGEPYVVVRALGNVEPGKWCRLSGTVYAGDWRKNDRDFKLVIRVRGTCWIDDLSLVSGLPETPSQVWPRLKDDLHAAADKRASTIAPGGSLVLDARNGALAPDTARAETALPSGATAVIPSEGMLIFAIDAKDDLDLTGSIQLEPDADDLRPGLRVTVLSDDTVIAAPGVKAAPWRTKYDAKKRPSPITTELRGERPPSTIPLNNWRMTKGRHYIAVAGPHMRPGGTFARLELRAAARPAEKPLHTFGFFADTHLGFGRITKATAKLNARTAGQLESTLRQLKREGADFAIIAGDMTDNGRRSQFEDLARATKNAGLPVYGCVGNHDTGRDSRADIAATIPHLFPDGPDKTDYAFTRPPLRFIVLDGSHWRVKGGPITPHRVSGIPDQTMVYREDMLDWLRDTLAADTDTPTIVISHYLFHLRRGISTVSGYNLGKTPAMNKELMAVLAASPNVVATLNGHHHSNAVTRHRGITSIQNPAFASWPNAYRVFRVYADRIEWEVRQMPNRGLIRESANPKMGILWMLSIYDNDLAGTIPLAPRGITSTQTE comes from the coding sequence ATGAACCCAAAAACTCCCCGCAGCCTCCACACGCTCCTCCTAATCGCCGCGCTCGTCCTTTCGCCGCTTCTTTCGGCGAAGGCGGTGATCGACGCCAACTTCGAGGCGGAATTTCCAGCCGGCGTGGTTGCCAGCCGTATCAAGCTCGCCACCGACACCAGCCGCGCGCGCACGGGACTCGCCTCGTTGCGGCTCACCTCTGAATCGAGGGGCGAATGGAGCGACCTCACGTTTGCGCTCGACGGCAAGCTGGACTTCTCCGCCAACCACGAGTTTTCCGTGTGGGTTTACACCGAGCCGAAAACAAGGGTCTCCGCATACATGGCCGCCGATGACGGCAGCGGCGAACCCTACGTCGTCGTCCGCGCCCTCGGCAATGTCGAGCCCGGCAAATGGTGCCGGCTCAGCGGCACGGTTTATGCCGGCGACTGGCGCAAAAACGACCGCGACTTCAAGCTCGTCATTCGCGTCCGCGGCACCTGCTGGATCGACGACCTCTCGCTCGTCTCCGGCCTGCCCGAAACGCCCTCGCAAGTCTGGCCCCGCCTCAAGGACGACCTCCACGCCGCGGCGGACAAGCGCGCATCAACCATCGCCCCCGGCGGTTCACTCGTGCTCGACGCCCGCAACGGCGCGCTCGCCCCCGACACCGCCCGCGCCGAAACCGCCCTGCCCTCCGGCGCGACCGCCGTCATTCCGAGCGAGGGCATGCTCATCTTCGCAATCGACGCCAAGGACGACCTCGATCTCACCGGCTCGATTCAACTCGAACCCGACGCCGACGACCTCCGCCCCGGCCTGCGCGTCACCGTGCTTTCCGACGACACCGTGATCGCCGCCCCCGGCGTGAAAGCCGCCCCGTGGAGAACCAAATACGACGCCAAAAAACGCCCGTCCCCCATTACAACAGAACTTCGCGGCGAACGCCCTCCCTCCACCATTCCGCTCAACAACTGGCGCATGACCAAGGGCCGCCACTACATCGCCGTCGCCGGACCGCACATGCGCCCCGGCGGCACCTTTGCCCGGCTGGAACTTCGCGCCGCCGCCCGTCCCGCTGAAAAACCGCTCCACACCTTCGGTTTTTTCGCCGACACGCACCTCGGTTTTGGTCGCATCACAAAGGCCACCGCCAAGCTCAACGCCCGCACGGCCGGGCAACTGGAATCCACGCTCCGCCAGCTCAAGCGCGAGGGCGCGGACTTCGCCATCATCGCCGGCGACATGACCGACAACGGCCGCCGCAGCCAGTTCGAGGATCTTGCCCGCGCCACCAAAAACGCGGGCCTCCCCGTTTACGGCTGTGTCGGCAATCACGACACCGGACGCGACTCCCGCGCCGACATTGCCGCCACGATTCCGCATCTCTTCCCCGACGGTCCCGACAAAACCGATTACGCTTTCACGCGCCCGCCGCTGCGCTTCATCGTGCTCGACGGTTCCCACTGGCGCGTGAAGGGCGGCCCCATCACGCCCCACCGCGTTTCCGGGATCCCCGACCAAACCATGGTCTATCGCGAAGACATGCTCGACTGGCTGCGCGACACCCTCGCCGCCGACACCGACACGCCCACCATCGTCATTTCGCATTATTTGTTTCACCTCCGTCGCGGGATTTCGACCGTGAGCGGCTACAACCTCGGCAAGACGCCCGCGATGAACAAGGAACTCATGGCCGTGCTCGCCGCCTCGCCCAACGTCGTCGCCACGTTGAACGGCCATCATCACAGCAATGCGGTCACGCGCCATCGCGGCATCACCAGCATCCAGAACCCGGCCTTCGCGTCGTGGCCCAACGCCTATCGCGTGTTCCGCGTTTACGCCGACCGCATCGAATGGGAAGTCCGCCAAATGCCCAACCGCGGCCTCATCCGCGAAAGCGCCAATCCCAAGATGGGAATACTCTGGATGCTTTCAATCTACGACAACGACCTCGCCGGCACCATCCCGCTCGCCCCGCGAGGCATCACTTCAACCCAAACAGAATAA
- the mnmA gene encoding tRNA 2-thiouridine(34) synthase MnmA — protein MPQSREKILVAMSGGVDSSVAALVLKQQGFDIAGAYMKNWINEDNIVGDCPWQQDIEDARAVAEKIGIEFRVVNLMREYSERVVAYLLDGYKRGITPNPDVMCNREIKFGVFLAWARDHGFDAVATGHYARRVENPGGAFSLVEGADKNKDQSYFLALINQEQLRAARFPIGHLPKPELRRLATEAGLATAAKKDSQGICFIGEVKMQDFLRQYVPDEPGPIVRATDEQVLGRHRGLHYYTIGQRRGIGVPSNADFQKYVVVGKRAADRALLVAFDAPDAPGLFTSEVRVHSLSWVGGPVTAPCLIEGRVRYRDPRVHLEFIPDPENTSGGSATVRFREPQRALASGQVLALYDGERLLGGGIYV, from the coding sequence ATGCCGCAATCGCGCGAAAAAATCCTTGTCGCCATGTCGGGCGGAGTGGACAGCTCCGTCGCCGCGCTCGTGCTCAAGCAGCAGGGCTTCGACATCGCGGGCGCGTATATGAAAAACTGGATCAACGAGGACAATATCGTGGGCGACTGCCCGTGGCAGCAGGACATCGAGGACGCGCGCGCGGTCGCTGAAAAAATCGGCATCGAGTTCCGCGTGGTCAACTTGATGCGGGAATACAGCGAGCGCGTGGTCGCGTATTTGCTGGATGGATACAAGCGCGGCATCACGCCGAATCCCGACGTGATGTGCAATCGCGAGATCAAGTTTGGCGTGTTCCTGGCGTGGGCGCGCGACCACGGTTTCGACGCCGTCGCGACCGGGCACTACGCGCGGCGCGTCGAAAACCCCGGCGGCGCGTTTTCGCTGGTCGAGGGCGCGGACAAAAACAAGGACCAGTCGTATTTTCTCGCGCTGATCAACCAAGAGCAGTTGCGCGCGGCGCGTTTTCCCATCGGGCACCTGCCCAAGCCCGAGCTGCGCAGGCTCGCCACCGAGGCCGGCCTCGCCACCGCCGCGAAAAAGGACAGCCAGGGCATTTGTTTTATCGGCGAGGTGAAAATGCAGGATTTTCTGCGCCAATACGTGCCCGACGAGCCCGGCCCGATTGTGCGCGCGACCGACGAGCAGGTGCTCGGCCGGCATCGCGGTTTGCATTATTACACGATCGGGCAGCGCCGGGGCATCGGCGTCCCCTCGAATGCGGATTTCCAAAAATATGTGGTCGTTGGCAAACGCGCCGCTGATCGCGCGCTGCTCGTCGCCTTCGACGCGCCGGACGCGCCGGGGCTTTTCACGAGTGAAGTGCGGGTGCATTCGTTGAGCTGGGTGGGGGGGCCGGTCACCGCGCCGTGTTTGATCGAGGGTCGCGTGCGTTATCGCGATCCGCGCGTGCACCTGGAATTCATTCCCGACCCGGAAAACACAAGCGGCGGCAGCGCGACCGTTCGTTTTCGCGAACCGCAACGCGCGCTCGCCTCGGGCCAGGTGCTCGCGCTCTACGACGGCGAGCGACTCCTCGGCGGGGGAATTTATGTCTAG
- the ilvE gene encoding branched-chain-amino-acid transaminase: MKIYLDGKFVDKAEAKISVFDHGLLYGDGIFEGIRLYSGNVFRLEEHLERLEYSAKAIMLKMPWSRKEIADATCETCRQNGLTDGYIRLVVTRGVGDLGLSPWLCPVPSIFIIADKINLYPQEYYEKGLDIVTVPTRRVNAAAFSPAIKSLNYLNNILAKMEARQAGVQEAIMLNDQGYVAECTGDNIFIVHKGEIITPAASQGALKGITRGAIFDVAREIGVPIREDNLTRYDIWNADEAFLTGTAAETVPVVKLDGREVGNGKPGPIFQKVLADFRRRVVTEGTRI, encoded by the coding sequence ATGAAAATCTATCTCGACGGAAAATTTGTAGACAAGGCCGAAGCCAAAATCTCCGTGTTCGACCACGGACTCCTCTACGGCGACGGCATTTTTGAGGGCATCCGCCTCTACTCCGGCAACGTATTCCGTCTCGAAGAGCACCTCGAGCGCCTCGAATACTCCGCCAAGGCCATCATGCTTAAAATGCCTTGGAGCCGGAAGGAAATCGCCGACGCCACCTGCGAAACCTGCCGCCAAAACGGCCTCACCGACGGCTACATCCGCCTCGTCGTCACGCGCGGTGTCGGCGACCTCGGCCTCTCGCCCTGGCTCTGCCCCGTGCCCTCGATCTTCATCATCGCGGACAAGATCAACCTCTATCCGCAGGAGTATTATGAAAAGGGTCTCGACATCGTCACCGTGCCCACGCGCCGCGTGAACGCCGCCGCGTTCAGCCCCGCCATCAAGTCGCTCAACTACCTCAACAACATCCTCGCCAAGATGGAGGCGCGACAGGCCGGTGTGCAGGAGGCGATCATGCTCAACGACCAGGGCTACGTCGCCGAGTGCACGGGCGACAATATCTTCATCGTCCACAAGGGCGAAATCATCACACCCGCCGCCTCGCAAGGCGCGCTCAAGGGCATCACCCGCGGCGCGATCTTCGACGTCGCCAGGGAAATCGGCGTGCCCATCCGCGAGGACAACCTCACCCGCTACGACATCTGGAACGCCGACGAGGCATTCCTCACCGGCACCGCCGCCGAGACCGTCCCCGTGGTGAAACTCGACGGCCGCGAGGTCGGCAACGGCAAGCCCGGCCCGATCTTCCAAAAGGTCCTCGCCGATTTCCGCCGCCGCGTCGTCACCGAAGGCACGCGAATCTAA
- the ligA gene encoding NAD-dependent DNA ligase LigA produces the protein MNPDEIRARIKKLRADIAHHDELYYRKAEPEISDVEYDRLKKSLTELEDAHPDCAQDASADSPTERVGDDRTEGFATYTHRERMMSLDNTYSETELREFCARLEKLLGREELTYVVEPKIDGLAVSVTYEHGKLVRAVTRGNGVEGDDITANALTIKTLPRTLKKGDDLFSQSPDLIEIRGEIFMTTAEFQRINKLREEAAEPLYANPRNLAAGTIKQLDPREVAQRKLEIVLYGLGACEPAPALPPTQHDWHEQVRAWGLPTLEKYWVVKSADEICDAIRELDKMREKFAYATDGAVVKLDSIPLQREAGATSKAPRWAMAYKFAPERAETRLNAITIQVGRTGVLTPVAELEPVHLAGSTVQRATLHNRDEIARKDIRVGDFVYVEKAGEIIPAVVGVNTAKRAPECVPFVYPEKCPVCETPVVQLEGEVALRCPNRECPVQVRRRVRHFASKACVDIDGLGEAMVDTVVEKGWVRSVADIYRLRRDDLMTLGKSVEKSTDNLLAAIETSKRADLWRFIHGLGITHIGASASKDLAQNFRSIDALAKSKYEDFILEKKTVIEGIGETMALAIIEYFNEPQNRMLVGELLALGVNPTPPPERSAATSALFAGKTFVLTGTLPTMTREQATEKIEAAGGKVSGSVSKKTSYVLAGAEAGSKLAKAESLGVPVIDEAEFVRMLDGGGADTQAV, from the coding sequence ATGAATCCCGACGAGATCAGGGCACGCATCAAAAAACTTCGCGCGGACATCGCGCATCACGACGAGCTTTATTACCGCAAGGCCGAGCCGGAGATTTCCGACGTCGAATACGACCGCCTGAAAAAATCGCTCACCGAGCTGGAGGACGCGCATCCGGATTGTGCGCAAGACGCGTCCGCTGACTCGCCGACGGAAAGGGTGGGGGACGACCGCACGGAGGGTTTCGCCACCTACACGCACCGCGAGCGCATGATGAGCCTCGACAACACCTATTCGGAAACCGAGCTGCGCGAGTTTTGCGCGCGCCTGGAAAAACTGCTCGGGCGCGAGGAATTGACTTATGTCGTGGAGCCCAAAATCGACGGCCTCGCGGTGAGCGTCACCTACGAGCACGGAAAACTCGTGCGCGCCGTGACGCGTGGCAACGGCGTCGAGGGCGACGACATCACGGCCAACGCGCTCACGATCAAAACGCTTCCACGCACGCTGAAAAAGGGCGACGATTTGTTTTCGCAGTCGCCCGATTTGATCGAGATCCGCGGCGAGATTTTCATGACGACCGCGGAGTTTCAGCGCATCAACAAACTGCGCGAGGAGGCCGCCGAACCGCTCTACGCCAACCCCCGCAATCTCGCGGCTGGCACGATCAAGCAGCTCGACCCGCGCGAGGTCGCGCAGCGCAAACTGGAGATCGTGCTCTACGGCCTGGGCGCGTGCGAACCGGCGCCGGCGCTGCCACCGACTCAGCACGACTGGCACGAACAGGTGCGCGCGTGGGGACTGCCGACGCTGGAAAAATATTGGGTGGTGAAAAGCGCCGACGAAATTTGCGACGCCATTCGCGAACTCGACAAGATGCGCGAAAAGTTCGCCTACGCGACCGACGGCGCGGTGGTGAAGCTCGACTCGATCCCGTTGCAGCGCGAGGCGGGCGCGACCTCGAAGGCGCCGCGCTGGGCGATGGCATACAAGTTTGCGCCGGAGCGCGCCGAGACGCGCCTGAACGCGATCACGATTCAAGTCGGCCGCACGGGCGTGCTGACCCCGGTCGCGGAACTCGAGCCGGTGCATCTGGCGGGCTCGACGGTGCAGCGCGCGACTTTGCACAACCGCGACGAAATCGCGCGCAAGGACATCCGCGTGGGCGATTTTGTTTACGTTGAGAAAGCCGGCGAAATCATCCCTGCGGTCGTGGGCGTGAACACCGCGAAGCGCGCGCCGGAATGCGTGCCGTTTGTGTATCCCGAAAAATGCCCGGTGTGCGAAACGCCCGTCGTGCAGCTTGAGGGCGAGGTGGCGTTGCGCTGCCCGAACCGCGAGTGCCCGGTGCAGGTGCGGCGGCGCGTGCGGCATTTCGCGTCGAAGGCGTGCGTTGACATCGACGGCCTCGGCGAGGCGATGGTAGACACGGTTGTCGAGAAGGGCTGGGTGCGCAGCGTGGCGGACATTTACCGGCTGCGCCGCGACGACCTGATGACGCTCGGCAAGAGCGTGGAAAAATCGACCGACAACCTGCTCGCCGCCATCGAGACGAGCAAGCGCGCGGACTTGTGGCGCTTCATCCACGGGCTCGGCATCACGCACATCGGCGCGTCGGCGTCGAAGGATCTCGCGCAAAATTTCCGCAGCATCGATGCGCTCGCCAAATCGAAATACGAGGATTTTATCCTGGAAAAGAAAACGGTGATTGAGGGCATCGGCGAAACGATGGCGCTCGCGATCATCGAATATTTCAACGAACCGCAAAACCGCATGCTGGTCGGCGAGTTGCTCGCGCTGGGCGTGAACCCGACACCGCCGCCGGAACGGAGCGCGGCCACGAGCGCGTTGTTCGCCGGGAAGACGTTTGTGCTGACAGGCACGCTGCCGACAATGACGCGCGAGCAGGCGACCGAAAAAATCGAGGCCGCCGGCGGCAAGGTCAGCGGCAGTGTGAGCAAGAAAACCAGTTACGTGCTCGCGGGCGCGGAGGCCGGCTCGAAGCTCGCCAAAGCCGAGTCACTCGGCGTGCCCGTGATCGACGAGGCGGAGTTTGTGCGAATGCTGGACGGCGGCGGGGCGGACACCCAAGCCGTCTAG
- a CDS encoding serine hydrolase domain-containing protein: protein MNPKHSHNLRFSLLAAIALVLAPMLHAGPFADSARPYVDDGTIAGTVFLAADGKKVLACEAVGLADIADKKPMREDSLFWIASMSKPMTAAAFMMLVDEGKVSLDDPVSKYIPSFAQRQKIVSKESEKLGDIANYTRDPGAPEAESKQAAAPAAVYRKTTITIRHLLSHTAGLRYSVPEEKPTFDLLPLSKLVEIYAASDLLFEPGTDYSYANTDINTIGRIIEIVSGMPYEDFLQKRLLDPLGMMDTTFWPDAKQVGRIATCYRGDPKKRTLTAQPNAYLRYPLNDRVNRHPFPGGGLFSSARDVARFGQFLLNKGEFNGKRLLSEAAVAEMTRRQTPPHTKTAYGLGLNLGKGEPGGKYGHGGAYSTNLSIWPKENLVTVFMVQRISKWGGPNGNKIRPALEDDALKLITK from the coding sequence ATGAACCCAAAACACTCCCACAACCTCCGCTTTTCCCTTCTCGCCGCGATTGCGCTTGTGCTCGCGCCGATGCTCCACGCCGGGCCGTTTGCCGATAGTGCGCGACCTTACGTTGACGACGGCACGATCGCCGGAACCGTTTTCCTCGCCGCCGACGGGAAAAAAGTTCTCGCCTGCGAAGCCGTTGGACTGGCCGACATCGCGGACAAAAAGCCCATGCGCGAGGACAGTTTGTTTTGGATCGCCTCCATGAGCAAACCCATGACCGCCGCCGCGTTCATGATGCTGGTTGACGAGGGCAAGGTCTCGCTCGACGACCCCGTTTCAAAATACATCCCCTCGTTCGCCCAGCGGCAAAAAATCGTTTCCAAGGAATCCGAGAAACTCGGCGACATTGCCAACTACACCCGCGACCCGGGCGCGCCCGAGGCCGAGTCCAAGCAGGCCGCCGCACCCGCCGCCGTTTACCGAAAAACCACGATCACCATCCGCCACTTGCTCAGCCACACCGCCGGGCTCCGTTACAGCGTGCCCGAGGAAAAACCCACCTTCGACCTCCTTCCGCTTTCCAAGCTGGTCGAGATTTACGCCGCCAGCGACCTGCTCTTCGAGCCCGGCACCGATTATTCCTACGCCAACACCGACATCAACACCATCGGGCGCATCATCGAAATCGTCAGCGGCATGCCCTACGAGGACTTCCTGCAAAAACGCCTCCTCGATCCGCTCGGCATGATGGACACCACTTTCTGGCCCGACGCAAAACAGGTCGGGCGCATCGCCACCTGCTACCGCGGCGACCCGAAAAAGCGCACGCTCACCGCGCAGCCCAACGCCTACCTCCGCTATCCGCTCAATGACCGCGTCAACCGCCACCCCTTCCCCGGCGGAGGCCTGTTCTCGAGCGCGAGGGACGTCGCGCGCTTCGGACAATTCCTGCTCAACAAAGGCGAGTTCAACGGCAAGCGCCTTCTCAGCGAGGCCGCCGTCGCCGAAATGACGCGCCGCCAGACTCCGCCGCACACAAAGACCGCCTACGGCCTCGGCCTGAATCTCGGCAAGGGTGAACCCGGCGGCAAATACGGCCACGGCGGAGCCTACAGCACCAACCTCTCGATCTGGCCCAAGGAAAACCTCGTGACCGTTTTCATGGTTCAAAGAATCAGCAAGTGGGGCGGCCCCAACGGCAACAAAATCCGCCCCGCCCTCGAAGATGACGCCCTCAAACTCATAACAAAATAA